In Mesorhizobium sp., one DNA window encodes the following:
- a CDS encoding serine hydrolase — protein sequence MQFDKTVSARGHEFRLTGSHDPAFARVAEAFAENYAVEEEIGSATTIYVDGRKVVDLWGGYRDADYVRPWEQDTIVCMMSVAKGIAGMSFNMLIDRGLVDPDKPVANYWPEFAQNGKEGVLVRHVLDHTAGLPVVLDPLWKGAVFDCDAIVAALEKQAPLWEPGTVAAYHIHTQGNLLGEIVRRVTGKRFPQFIADEVTGPLGADYQYGGLSDADLARCATLVPTVEGTLLAKRDTDPDALVAKGFTQFPDEPLPVTLNSTAWRRAEITSASGHGNPRAVARIYGAVARGGTLDGVTLMSQRTIEDMLVEQHNQFERMQQRPYHQGRGILLNTPVSVWMGPNMRAFGHHGFGGSIGFGDPDARIGFSYACNKMHAVGDNGPRARRIIEALYEVL from the coding sequence ATGCAGTTCGACAAGACCGTTTCCGCGCGCGGACACGAGTTCCGCCTTACCGGATCTCATGACCCGGCCTTTGCGCGCGTAGCCGAAGCTTTTGCCGAGAACTACGCAGTGGAGGAGGAGATCGGCTCGGCCACGACGATCTATGTCGACGGCCGCAAGGTGGTCGACCTGTGGGGCGGCTACCGGGACGCCGACTATGTCAGGCCGTGGGAGCAGGATACGATCGTCTGCATGATGTCGGTTGCCAAGGGCATCGCCGGCATGAGCTTCAACATGCTGATCGACCGGGGTCTGGTCGATCCCGACAAGCCCGTCGCGAACTATTGGCCCGAATTCGCGCAGAACGGCAAGGAAGGCGTGCTCGTCCGTCATGTGCTCGACCACACCGCCGGCCTGCCGGTGGTGCTCGATCCGCTGTGGAAGGGCGCAGTCTTCGACTGCGACGCGATCGTCGCGGCGCTGGAGAAGCAGGCTCCGCTGTGGGAGCCGGGCACGGTCGCGGCGTATCACATCCACACCCAGGGCAACCTGCTCGGCGAGATCGTGCGGCGGGTGACGGGCAAGCGCTTCCCGCAGTTCATCGCCGACGAGGTAACCGGTCCGCTCGGCGCGGACTACCAGTACGGCGGTCTCTCCGATGCCGATCTCGCGCGCTGCGCCACGCTGGTTCCCACCGTCGAGGGCACGCTTCTGGCGAAGCGCGATACCGACCCGGACGCGCTCGTCGCGAAGGGCTTCACCCAGTTTCCCGACGAGCCGCTGCCGGTGACGCTGAACTCCACGGCCTGGCGGCGGGCCGAAATCACCAGCGCGTCGGGCCACGGCAATCCGCGCGCGGTCGCGCGAATCTATGGCGCGGTGGCGCGCGGCGGAACGCTGGACGGCGTCACGCTGATGTCGCAGCGAACGATCGAAGACATGCTCGTCGAGCAGCACAACCAGTTCGAGCGCATGCAGCAGCGACCTTATCACCAGGGCCGCGGCATCCTGTTGAACACGCCCGTCTCGGTCTGGATGGGTCCCAACATGCGCGCCTTCGGCCATCATGGCTTCGGCGGCTCCATCGGCTTCGGCGATCCCGACGCGAGGATCGGATTCTCCTATGCGTGCAACAAGATGCATGCGGTGGGAGACAATGGTCCTCGCGCCCGCCGCATCATCGAAGCCCTCTACGAGGTTC